GTTGCTCCCGACCGTCTGAGGTTCGATTTTACAAACAAAGGTGCTATGGCGACGAAAGACATCAAGAGCGTTGAAGAGTCGACTGTGGGCTTAATAGaagataatagaaaaatttatgctAGAGAAAGTAAACTGGGATTAGCTAAGACTATTCAAGGATTACGAGCAATGTTTGAGGAGACTTATCCAGATCCTGTGAGAATAGTTAGTATGGGTGTACCGATTGAAGAGCTGGAGAAAAATCCTCTTGGGCCTGCAGCCATGACTACCAGCGTTGAATTCTGTGGAGGTACACATCTACATTACACCGGACACATTGGAGACTTTGTTATTGCTTCTGAAGAAGCAATCGCCAAGGGAATCCGCAGAATCGTTGCTTTAACTGGTCCAGAAGCTGCAAAAGCTCTTAAAAAGGTTGAAATATTGCAGAACCAGGTCAACGCTATCGAAGAAAATATGGCCAGTGATAAGGAGTTTAAATTTACTAAAGAACACACGAAGAATATTCTAGAGCTGTTGAATGATGTCTCACAGGCTACGATAGCTGCTTGGAAAAAAGATACTCTGAGACTGAAGCTCAATGGAATGAAGAAAACTCTAGATGATCGGGAACGTCAAGCTAAAGCTGCGGTTGCGACCAGTGTACTGGAAAAGGCAACGCTGATCATTGAAGATAAAGCAGGCACACCTGTATTAGTTGAAGAATTTCAGGCTTACAATAATACTAAAGCTCTCGATGCTGCTCTAAAAAAAGTCAGAACTCTGTCGCCTAATACAAGTGctttatttttctcaattgATGAAGACACCAAGAAGATCTTTGCCCTTGCGTCAGTACCTAAGGAAGCGGTTCAAAAAGGCTTGACTGCCAATGAGTGGATTCAGGCAATTGTGCCGTTGATAGGAGGAAAAGGTGGCGGTAAAGCTGAAGCTGCGCAAGCTTCTGGCCCCAATTATTCATGTCTCAAAGAAGCCATGAAAATTGCAAGGGAATACGCTTCTTCAAAGCttggtaattaatttattaggagtttttaaatttttgcatccactgaaaaataattaatttgcaaaatattatttataatcaagtttaaaaaatttttcacgtgtttttgaaaaaaaaaaaaaaaaaacttaatagatttgttaatttttatattatatatttataataaaaatacaaatcattcttctttttcaattaacattttggtatttttttccTCAACTTCTTTATCATATAGTATGcgaatttcttttaaaagtgTCCCGACATTAGTACCTACTTTTGCTGAAATAGGAATAATTGGTAAGTTTAATTTTCCTTTAAGcttctttaatttttcttctgttCCTGGCACATCTATTTTGTTAGCAATAATTAGAATAGGTCTATCACACAATGTTGCGCTGAATTGATTTATCTCATTTCGAAGAATATTAAACTGCTCCCAGGGTTCTTCAGCAGTTAAATCAAGTATAAATATCAAAGCGGCACATCGTTCTGCATGCTTTAGAAACATAATACCTAATCCTCGATTTTTATGAGAGTCTTCAATGAGACCAGGTAAATCTGCAACAGCTATTTGTTCATAATCATCATAAAGAACCATTCCTAGATGAGGTCGTAAAGTTGTAAAAGGATAAGGCGCTACTTTGGGCCTCGCTCTTGAAATTGCACGCAATAATGTACTTTTGCCCGCGTTCGGAAGACCAATCTACaacattgaatattttttacaatccacttaaaattcaatttaccattttgtaaaaaaaaaattctcaccaatCCAACATTAGCCATGCTTCTGAGCTCAAGCAAATACTGTTTATCTTCTCCTGTAGCACCAACTTCAGCAATCTTTGGCGCTTGGTGGACGTCGGAACAGAAAAAAGCATTACCATGACCTCCAGCTCCGCCACGAGCTGCTATGAACATCATTCCATCTTCATCCAAGTCCGCTAAAATATTTCCATCTGGATCACGCACAATAGTACCAACGGGAACTTTAATTACATTATGACGAGCATTTTTTCCCGCACAATTTTTTGGGTAGCCTTTTTCACCATTCTCAGCGCGAACTTGACTTGGAACATGCGTCAAATCCTTCACATCCTTCGTAGcctaataaaattcttttttaaattattaatacaaaaaaaaaaaaaaaaacagtcttAACTACAAATAATTACAGTAAATAGTTGAACGTACTTCGAAAATTACATGACCACCATGACCACCGTCTCCACCGTCAGGCCCAGCATTTTCGTTCATAAACAGCTGAAGAAAAGATATATGTCCATCTCCGCCGGAACCTCCAATGACTTTGAGCTagcatcataataaattatttattaatgttattgtttaaatttatttatcgttatttatgtaaaataaattactgctTTGATGTCAGT
This genomic interval from Cotesia glomerata isolate CgM1 linkage group LG1, MPM_Cglom_v2.3, whole genome shotgun sequence contains the following:
- the LOC123259158 gene encoding mitochondrial ribosome-associated GTPase 2 isoform X2; the protein is MVRVELVTTNPRDCGAIHGKSKKWQPMNYSSTGFRGQDKWFFMDSALTHVFRQADPFFFEQLKPDQSIDAINSNSYARWSDLNPDRKEIFGPPDFTFDLTFIVTENIDESLFYIVLYNNFGRIIKNVEFIRHYKFPDTEKISLTYRITYQSDEIPLYRKRVIEIHENIITKFLEDSLDMQSFRRIGISTIRNTIRKHPLCSTVIPKHEIVHRNILYRGVHCSACLFTNTEEPVATALRSRKRKSQSDNHLKFTDIKALKVIGGSGGDGHISFLQLFMNENAGPDGGDGGHGGHVIFEATKDVKDLTHVPSQVRAENGEKGYPKNCAGKNARHNVIKVPVGTIVRDPDGNILADLDEDGMMFIAARGGAGGHGNAFFCSDVHQAPKIAEVGATGEDKQYLLELRSMANVGLIGLPNAGKSTLLRAISRARPKVAPYPFTTLRPHLGMVLYDDYEQIAVADLPGLIEDSHKNRGLGIMFLKHAERCAALIFILDLTAEEPWEQFNILRNEINQFSATLCDRPILIIANKIDVPGTEEKLKKLKGKLNLPIIPISAKVGTNVGTLLKEIRILYDKEVEEKNTKMLIEKEE
- the LOC123259158 gene encoding mitochondrial ribosome-associated GTPase 2 isoform X3, whose translation is MQWSGWNLLRQTPEIVERFMENQRNGSPCTGFRGQDKWFFMDSALTHVFRQADPFFFEQLKPDQSIDAINSNSYARWSDLNPDRKEIFGPPDFTFDLTFIVTENIDESLFYIVLYNNFGRIIKNVEFIRHYKFPDTEKISLTYRITYQSDEIPLYRKRVIEIHENIITKFLEDSLDMQSFRRIGISTIRNTIRKHPLCSTVIPKHEIVHRNILYRGVHCSACLFTNTEEPVATALRSRKRKSQSDNHLKFTDIKALKVIGGSGGDGHISFLQLFMNENAGPDGGDGGHGGHVIFEATKDVKDLTHVPSQVRAENGEKGYPKNCAGKNARHNVIKVPVGTIVRDPDGNILADLDEDGMMFIAARGGAGGHGNAFFCSDVHQAPKIAEVGATGEDKQYLLELRSMANVGLIGLPNAGKSTLLRAISRARPKVAPYPFTTLRPHLGMVLYDDYEQIAVADLPGLIEDSHKNRGLGIMFLKHAERCAALIFILDLTAEEPWEQFNILRNEINQFSATLCDRPILIIANKIDVPGTEEKLKKLKGKLNLPIIPISAKVGTNVGTLLKEIRILYDKEVEEKNTKMLIEKEE
- the LOC123259158 gene encoding mitochondrial ribosome-associated GTPase 2 isoform X5 yields the protein MQSFRRIGISTIRNTIRKHPLCSTVIPKHEIVHRNILYRGVHCSACLFTNTEEPVATALRSRKRKSQSDNHLKFTDIKALKVIGGSGGDGHISFLQLFMNENAGPDGGDGGHGGHVIFEATKDVKDLTHVPSQVRAENGEKGYPKNCAGKNARHNVIKVPVGTIVRDPDGNILADLDEDGMMFIAARGGAGGHGNAFFCSDVHQAPKIAEVGATGEDKQYLLELRSMANVGLIGLPNAGKSTLLRAISRARPKVAPYPFTTLRPHLGMVLYDDYEQIAVADLPGLIEDSHKNRGLGIMFLKHAERCAALIFILDLTAEEPWEQFNILRNEINQFSATLCDRPILIIANKIDVPGTEEKLKKLKGKLNLPIIPISAKVGTNVGTLLKEIRILYDKEVEEKNTKMLIEKEE
- the LOC123259158 gene encoding mitochondrial ribosome-associated GTPase 2 isoform X4, whose product is MVRVELVTTNPRDCGAIHGKSKKWQPMMQSFRRIGISTIRNTIRKHPLCSTVIPKHEIVHRNILYRGVHCSACLFTNTEEPVATALRSRKRKSQSDNHLKFTDIKALKVIGGSGGDGHISFLQLFMNENAGPDGGDGGHGGHVIFEATKDVKDLTHVPSQVRAENGEKGYPKNCAGKNARHNVIKVPVGTIVRDPDGNILADLDEDGMMFIAARGGAGGHGNAFFCSDVHQAPKIAEVGATGEDKQYLLELRSMANVGLIGLPNAGKSTLLRAISRARPKVAPYPFTTLRPHLGMVLYDDYEQIAVADLPGLIEDSHKNRGLGIMFLKHAERCAALIFILDLTAEEPWEQFNILRNEINQFSATLCDRPILIIANKIDVPGTEEKLKKLKGKLNLPIIPISAKVGTNVGTLLKEIRILYDKEVEEKNTKMLIEKEE